Below is a window of Candidatus Omnitrophota bacterium DNA.
ATCCGGAAAAAATCCTCATTGGTTCACACACCTATCTTGGTGCGGTTCCCCTTGACTGGGTGGCCTGGCGCGCGGTAGAGATTAATTAAAAATTTCTGTCCAAGCAGCGATATTGTACCGCTTCTGAGAGGTGTTCGGTTTTTATATCTTCTGATCCTGCCAAGTCCGCAATCGTCCTTGAAACCTTCAAGATTTTATCATAGGCTCGGGCGCTGAAATTAAGCTCTGTAATGGCTGATTTGAGTAATTCATTTTCATCTTTTCCTAAAAAACAAAATTTTCTTACCTGTTTGTGGTTCATTTGGGCGTTGTGAAAAATATTTTCATTTTGAAAACGCCCAAGCTGTATGCTGCGGGCTTTATTGATTCGTTTTTTAATGTCTGCTGAACTTTCTGCCGGCAGGCTACTTGAAAATTCCTGATATCTGGCAGCAGGCACATCTATATGAATATCAATTCTGTCTAAAAGCGGCCCCGAAATTCTTCCGATATAATTTTGGACTTTGCTGGTTCCGCAGCGGCAGACTTTTTTGGGATGGGTCAGATACCCGCACGGGCAAGGGTTCATTGCTGCCACAAGCATAAATGAGGCCGGGAAGGTAAAAAATTTGTTTGCCCGGGAAATACGGATGATGCGCTCTTCAAGCGGCTGGCGCAGTGCCTCAAGGCAGTCGCGGTGAAATTCCGGAAGCTCATCAAGAAATAATACGCCTTGATGCGCTAAGCTTATTTCTCCGGGCCGGATAGAAGAGCCTCCTCCAACTAAAGCGATATTGGAGGCGGTATGATGCGGGTTTCTAAAGGGCCGCCTTCCGATGAATCCCTCTTCAGAATCGATCATGCCGGCCACAGAATGGATTTTAGTTACTTC
It encodes the following:
- a CDS encoding YifB family Mg chelatase-like AAA ATPase, translating into MLTKVCGWGLFATEAYPVEIEVDVTRGLPFTNIIGLADTAVKESKERVKAAIKNSGYKWPSEKITVNLAPSDIRKEGSYFDLAIAIGILGSSAQINTKYLEEFCFLGELSLEGALRRISGALPIAMAMPNRKIYKLVLPIANAKEAALVEQINALPVSTLCEAIELLHNPEFRLPYKLDTCGIFKQGAVYPLDFSEVKGQFLAKRAIEVAVAGGHNILMIGPPGSGKSMLAGRIPGIMPQLTLQEALEVTKIHSVAGMIDSEEGFIGRRPFRNPHHTASNIALVGGGSSIRPGEISLAHQGVLFLDELPEFHRDCLEALRQPLEERIIRISRANKFFTFPASFMLVAAMNPCPCGYLTHPKKVCRCGTSKVQNYIGRISGPLLDRIDIHIDVPAARYQEFSSSLPAESSADIKKRINKARSIQLGRFQNENIFHNAQMNHKQVRKFCFLGKDENELLKSAITELNFSARAYDKILKVSRTIADLAGSEDIKTEHLSEAVQYRCLDRNF